In Cicer arietinum cultivar CDC Frontier isolate Library 1 chromosome 7, Cicar.CDCFrontier_v2.0, whole genome shotgun sequence, a single window of DNA contains:
- the LOC101498990 gene encoding uncharacterized protein isoform X2, translating to MKKEAAADTLYHYSKFVIARIGSRTRMCDLRLHLMKEISGMPTSLNRETPHTAASPEAMGESSSSGTARLDKADSFRAL from the exons ATGAAAAAGGAAGCTGCTGCTGACACGTTGTACCATTATTCAAAATTTGTGATTGCAAGGATTGGAAGTAGGACTCGAATGTGTGATTTGAGGTTACATTTGATGAAG GAGATTTCGGGTATGCCAACTTCTCTAAATAGGGAAACCCCACACACTGCAGCATCTCCTGAGGCAATGGGTGAGTCATCAAGCTCAGGAACAGCAAGACTAGATAAAGCAGACAGTTTTCGGGCACTATAG
- the LOC101498990 gene encoding uncharacterized protein isoform X1: MKEDEELEMKKEAAADTLYHYSKFVIARIGSRTRMCDLRLHLMKEISGMPTSLNRETPHTAASPEAMGESSSSGTARLDKADSFRAL, translated from the exons ATGAAAGAAGATGAAGAG CTAGAAATGAAAAAGGAAGCTGCTGCTGACACGTTGTACCATTATTCAAAATTTGTGATTGCAAGGATTGGAAGTAGGACTCGAATGTGTGATTTGAGGTTACATTTGATGAAG GAGATTTCGGGTATGCCAACTTCTCTAAATAGGGAAACCCCACACACTGCAGCATCTCCTGAGGCAATGGGTGAGTCATCAAGCTCAGGAACAGCAAGACTAGATAAAGCAGACAGTTTTCGGGCACTATAG